One segment of Clostridium ljungdahlii DSM 13528 DNA contains the following:
- a CDS encoding helix-turn-helix transcriptional regulator, with protein MLENTTLTPQEVADMLKIAKNTVYELIKRGELNGYKVGKKIRVDLNDVENYKNKTKHTTQNESSDVKENDLSSPDIFYPTRDNTNGGFIICGQDVLLDILSRYIEIRCPGTRTFRSYVGSYSGLLSLYMGKIQVATAHLWDGDSDQYNIPFVRRLIPGIPTVIIHLACRMQGFYVAKGNPKKFKGFEDLKRPDITMINREKGCGTRILLDEHLRLLNISGSDIKGYAKEHFSHLEIASTVARGDADVGLGNEKTALQVNNVDFIPIQKERYELVMKKEDINKAPFNSILEILRSNQFKSELLGIGGYDLTEMGNIIAEL; from the coding sequence ATGTTAGAAAATACGACCTTAACTCCACAGGAAGTTGCCGATATGCTAAAAATAGCTAAAAATACAGTATATGAATTGATTAAAAGAGGAGAATTAAACGGCTATAAAGTTGGCAAAAAAATTAGAGTTGATTTAAATGATGTAGAAAATTATAAAAATAAGACAAAACACACTACACAAAATGAATCCAGTGATGTTAAAGAAAATGATCTATCTTCTCCTGATATTTTTTATCCTACAAGAGATAATACAAATGGAGGCTTTATAATATGCGGACAGGATGTACTTCTCGATATTTTATCCAGGTACATAGAAATTCGCTGCCCCGGTACTAGAACTTTCCGCTCCTACGTAGGAAGTTACAGTGGACTTTTATCACTTTATATGGGAAAAATACAGGTAGCCACCGCTCATCTTTGGGATGGTGATTCCGATCAATATAATATACCCTTTGTAAGAAGATTAATTCCCGGAATTCCAACTGTAATAATTCATCTTGCTTGCAGAATGCAAGGCTTTTATGTAGCCAAAGGTAATCCTAAAAAATTTAAAGGTTTTGAGGATTTAAAGAGACCTGATATTACTATGATAAATAGGGAAAAAGGCTGTGGTACAAGAATCCTCTTAGATGAGCATCTTAGATTATTAAACATAAGTGGTAGTGATATAAAAGGTTATGCAAAAGAACATTTTTCTCACCTAGAAATAGCTAGTACTGTGGCTAGGGGTGATGCTGATGTAGGACTCGGAAATGAAAAAACAGCCCTTCAAGTTAATAATGTGGATTTTATACCTATTCAAAAAGAAAGATATGAATTGGTAATGAAGAAGGAAGACATAAATAAAGCTCCCTTTAACTCAATACTTGAAATACTCCGTTCAAATCAATTTAAATCAGAACTCCTAGGAATAGGCGGATATGATCTTACTGAAATGGGAAATATAATAGCAGAACTTTAA
- the nifH gene encoding nitrogenase iron protein: MRQVAIYGKGGIGKSTTTQNLTAGLAEMGKKIMVVGCDPKADSTRLLLGGLAQKTVLDTLREEGEDVDLDEILKKGYGGIKCVESGGPEPGVGCAGRGIITSINMLEQLGAYDDDLDYVFYDVLGDVVCGGFAMPIREGKAQEIYIVASGEMMAMYAANNISKGISKFANSGGVRLGGIICNSRKVENERELLEAFAKKLGTQLIYFVPRSHDVQKAEINKQTVIEFSPEVEQADEYRALAKAIDGNDMFVIPKPMAQDDLEAILMEHGLMD; encoded by the coding sequence ATGAGACAGGTAGCTATTTATGGAAAAGGTGGTATTGGAAAATCTACTACTACACAAAACTTAACTGCAGGATTAGCAGAAATGGGTAAAAAAATAATGGTAGTAGGATGTGACCCTAAAGCAGATTCAACCAGATTACTTCTAGGAGGACTTGCACAAAAGACAGTTCTTGATACTTTGAGAGAAGAAGGAGAAGATGTAGACTTAGATGAAATATTAAAAAAAGGATATGGTGGAATAAAATGTGTTGAATCAGGTGGGCCTGAACCTGGAGTTGGATGTGCTGGAAGAGGTATTATAACTTCAATTAACATGCTTGAACAACTCGGCGCTTATGATGATGATTTGGATTATGTTTTTTATGATGTACTAGGTGATGTTGTCTGCGGTGGTTTTGCAATGCCAATACGTGAAGGCAAGGCACAGGAAATATATATAGTAGCTAGTGGTGAGATGATGGCCATGTATGCGGCAAATAACATATCAAAAGGTATAAGTAAATTTGCAAACAGTGGTGGAGTTAGATTAGGAGGCATTATATGCAACAGTAGAAAAGTTGAAAATGAGAGGGAATTACTTGAAGCTTTTGCAAAAAAACTTGGAACTCAACTTATCTATTTTGTACCAAGAAGTCATGATGTTCAAAAAGCAGAAATAAATAAGCAGACTGTTATAGAGTTTAGTCCTGAAGTTGAACAAGCAGATGAATATAGGGCACTTGCAAAAGCTATAGATGGAAACGACATGTTTGTAATACCAAAGCCAATGGCACAAGACGATTTAGAAGCTATACTTATGGAACATGGGTTGATGGATTAA
- a CDS encoding P-II family nitrogen regulator produces the protein MLLIKAIIRPEKAPEVLSELCDAGFPAVTKFDVVGRGKQRGVKVGEIFYDEIPKQMLLIVVKDEYKDDIIKIITRSAKTGNKGAFGDGKIFVTPVEEVYTISSGTNEL, from the coding sequence ATGTTATTGATAAAAGCTATTATTAGACCTGAAAAAGCACCAGAAGTTCTATCAGAATTATGCGATGCTGGGTTTCCGGCAGTTACCAAATTTGATGTAGTAGGCAGAGGTAAACAAAGAGGCGTGAAAGTAGGCGAAATATTTTACGATGAAATACCAAAACAAATGCTGCTCATAGTAGTAAAAGATGAATATAAGGATGATATTATAAAAATCATTACTAGAAGTGCAAAAACCGGTAATAAAGGAGCTTTTGGAGACGGAAAAATATTTGTAACTCCTGTGGAGGAAGTATATACAATAAGTTCGGGTACAAATGAATTATAA
- a CDS encoding P-II family nitrogen regulator produces MKEVMAIIRMDMVGKTKDALAAAGFPSITCKKVVGRGKKKVDFSIIQDYISGSDMVDFSDKKVAEQISEVHRLISKRLIIVLAKDKEVKKVVDALIEANRTGNPGDGKIFVIDVTDVVRIRTEETGDEAV; encoded by the coding sequence GTGAAAGAAGTTATGGCTATTATTAGAATGGATATGGTGGGCAAGACAAAAGATGCCCTTGCTGCAGCTGGATTTCCATCTATTACATGCAAAAAAGTTGTTGGGCGTGGTAAGAAAAAGGTGGATTTTTCTATAATTCAAGATTATATATCTGGAAGCGATATGGTGGATTTTTCAGATAAAAAAGTTGCAGAGCAGATATCTGAAGTGCACAGATTAATTTCAAAGAGGTTAATTATTGTACTGGCTAAAGATAAAGAAGTAAAAAAGGTTGTTGATGCTTTAATAGAGGCAAATAGGACAGGAAATCCTGGAGATGGAAAAATATTTGTAATAGATGTAACTGATGTTGTGAGAATAAGGACAGAAGAAACTGGAGATGAAGCTGTTTAA
- the nifD gene encoding nitrogenase molybdenum-iron protein alpha chain, translating into MRKELNKIVDEVLEPYPAKTYKNRKKHIVIKTKEDPKPVIEANIRTVPGVITSRGCCYAGCKGVVMGPIKDMIHITHGPVGCSFYSWGGRRNKAKSEKGSQNFMEYVFGTDMEEKDIVFGGVGKLRQAIKEAVEIFHPKAIGIYATCPVGLIGDDINAVAQEAKKLYGINVLAFSCEGYKGVTQSAGHHIANNTVMSEIIGTGKGEHKKYSINILGEYNIGGDAWEIERILNKIGYNVVATLTGDGSYERIQNAHTADVNLVQCHRSINYIAEMMETKYGIPWIKCNFIGIQGTVDTLRDLAKVFDDPYLYKKTEEVIEEELADIQVDMQYYREKLEGRLACLFVGGSRSHTYQVLLKDFGVKTILAGYEFAHRDDYEGREVIPTIKIDADSKNIPQLTVHPDKEKYHVALPKERVEALKSEGVPLAYYGGMEKEMDENTVIIDDMNAHEMEKLIKELHPDMFLTGIKEKYAIEKMGVLSRQLHSYDYTGPYAGFKGAIIFARELAGGIYTPAWKYLTPPWKKESLLEGKVVGGEQ; encoded by the coding sequence ATGAGAAAAGAACTAAATAAAATAGTAGATGAAGTTTTGGAGCCATATCCAGCTAAAACCTATAAAAATCGAAAAAAACATATAGTTATAAAAACAAAGGAAGATCCAAAACCTGTTATTGAAGCGAATATAAGGACAGTGCCTGGAGTAATTACATCTAGAGGATGCTGTTATGCAGGCTGCAAGGGTGTTGTCATGGGTCCTATTAAAGATATGATTCATATAACCCACGGACCTGTAGGGTGCTCTTTTTATAGCTGGGGTGGAAGAAGAAACAAAGCTAAAAGTGAAAAAGGCAGCCAAAATTTCATGGAATATGTTTTTGGTACAGATATGGAAGAAAAAGATATAGTTTTTGGTGGGGTTGGAAAGCTTAGACAGGCAATAAAAGAAGCAGTTGAAATTTTTCATCCTAAAGCTATAGGTATATATGCTACATGTCCTGTTGGACTTATAGGTGATGATATAAATGCAGTGGCACAGGAAGCTAAAAAACTTTATGGAATCAATGTGCTTGCCTTTAGCTGTGAAGGATATAAGGGAGTAACCCAATCTGCAGGACATCATATAGCAAACAATACTGTTATGAGTGAGATCATTGGTACTGGAAAAGGTGAGCATAAAAAATATTCCATAAATATATTAGGTGAATACAATATTGGTGGAGATGCTTGGGAAATTGAAAGAATTTTAAACAAAATAGGATATAACGTAGTGGCAACTCTTACTGGTGATGGGAGTTACGAACGTATTCAAAATGCCCACACCGCCGATGTAAACTTAGTGCAGTGTCATAGATCCATAAACTATATAGCAGAGATGATGGAGACCAAGTATGGTATACCGTGGATTAAGTGTAACTTTATAGGTATACAGGGTACTGTTGATACTTTAAGAGATTTAGCTAAAGTTTTTGATGATCCATATTTGTATAAAAAAACTGAAGAAGTCATTGAAGAAGAACTTGCAGATATTCAAGTAGATATGCAGTATTATAGGGAAAAACTTGAAGGTAGACTTGCTTGTTTATTTGTTGGTGGATCAAGGTCACATACTTATCAGGTGCTTTTGAAAGATTTTGGGGTAAAAACCATTCTTGCAGGATATGAATTTGCCCACCGTGATGATTATGAAGGCAGGGAGGTCATTCCTACAATAAAGATTGATGCTGATAGCAAAAATATTCCCCAATTGACTGTACATCCTGACAAGGAAAAATATCATGTGGCTTTACCTAAAGAGAGGGTAGAAGCCCTCAAGTCAGAAGGTGTACCTCTTGCTTACTATGGTGGAATGGAAAAAGAAATGGATGAAAATACGGTAATAATAGATGACATGAACGCACATGAAATGGAAAAATTGATAAAGGAACTTCACCCTGATATGTTCCTCACAGGAATAAAAGAGAAATATGCTATTGAAAAAATGGGAGTTTTGTCAAGACAGCTTCATTCTTATGATTATACAGGTCCTTATGCAGGATTTAAGGGAGCAATAATATTTGCAAGGGAACTTGCAGGAGGTATATATACTCCGGCATGGAAGTATTTAACTCCACCTTGGAAAAAAGAATCCTTATTGGAAGGAAAAGTTGTAGGAGGTGAACAGTAA
- the nifK gene encoding nitrogenase molybdenum-iron protein subunit beta, with product MLDATPKELVERKQLRINPAKTCQPVGAMYAALGIHNCLPHSHGSQGCCSYHRTVLSRHFKEPAMASTSSFTEGASVFGGGANVKKAVKNIFAMYNPDIIAIHTTCLSETIGDDLPTYIREMEIPEGKLVIHANTPSYVGSHVTGFSNMVNGMVQYLSKSNGEKNGKFNIIPGFVGPADMKEMKRIFKLMDIPYIIFPDTNGVFDTPNTGDYKMYPKGGTKIEDIVDAGNSDFTVAFGNYASELAAKSLENKCKVPYKTLRAPIGIDAMDDLLMNLVRLTGKEVSAELEEERGQLLDMMIDSAQYFNGKKVAIVGDPDVVISLTQFVITLGMIPKYVITGTPGSLFEKEIKAMMDEAGLEGIAKANSDFFEMHQLIKNEGVDLLISNTYGKFIARAEDIPFVRFGFPVMDRYGHQYTPKVGYYGAIKLVESMLNAMLDKEERECAEEDFETVR from the coding sequence ATGTTAGATGCAACACCAAAAGAATTAGTAGAAAGAAAGCAGCTGCGAATAAATCCGGCTAAAACCTGTCAACCTGTTGGTGCTATGTATGCGGCTCTCGGAATTCATAATTGCCTTCCACACAGCCATGGTTCACAAGGATGTTGTTCTTATCACAGAACTGTACTTTCAAGACATTTCAAAGAACCTGCTATGGCTTCTACAAGCTCATTTACTGAAGGAGCTAGCGTGTTTGGTGGAGGAGCTAATGTAAAAAAAGCTGTTAAAAATATATTTGCCATGTATAATCCAGATATTATAGCTATTCATACGACATGTTTGTCAGAAACTATAGGAGATGATTTACCTACTTATATAAGAGAGATGGAGATACCTGAAGGTAAACTTGTCATTCATGCCAATACACCCAGTTATGTTGGCTCCCATGTTACTGGATTTTCCAATATGGTAAATGGTATGGTTCAATATCTTTCTAAAAGTAACGGAGAGAAAAATGGAAAATTTAATATAATACCGGGATTTGTAGGCCCTGCAGATATGAAAGAAATGAAGAGAATTTTTAAACTTATGGATATTCCATATATAATTTTTCCTGATACAAATGGAGTATTTGATACTCCAAATACAGGGGATTATAAGATGTACCCTAAAGGTGGAACAAAAATTGAAGACATAGTTGATGCTGGAAATTCAGATTTTACTGTAGCCTTTGGAAATTATGCTTCAGAACTTGCGGCAAAATCTCTTGAAAATAAGTGTAAGGTTCCATATAAAACCTTGAGGGCACCTATTGGAATAGATGCCATGGACGATTTACTTATGAATTTAGTTAGGTTGACAGGTAAGGAAGTATCAGCAGAACTTGAGGAGGAAAGAGGACAGCTTCTTGACATGATGATTGATAGTGCCCAGTACTTTAATGGTAAAAAAGTAGCTATAGTTGGAGATCCAGATGTGGTCATTTCCCTTACCCAATTTGTCATAACCTTGGGCATGATTCCTAAATATGTCATAACTGGTACTCCAGGATCATTATTTGAGAAGGAAATTAAAGCTATGATGGATGAAGCAGGTTTAGAAGGAATTGCGAAAGCCAACAGTGATTTCTTTGAAATGCACCAGCTTATAAAAAATGAAGGAGTAGATCTTCTCATTTCAAATACGTATGGTAAGTTTATTGCTAGGGCAGAAGATATCCCGTTTGTTAGATTTGGATTCCCTGTAATGGACAGATATGGACATCAATATACTCCAAAAGTTGGATATTACGGTGCAATAAAATTAGTTGAGTCAATGTTAAACGCCATGCTTGATAAAGAAGAGAGAGAATGTGCGGAAGAAGATTTTGAAACAGTAAGATAA
- the nifE gene encoding nitrogenase iron-molybdenum cofactor biosynthesis protein NifE: protein MEKIKEDFYHDLHEKNRDRFLKLEARKSEILEDRKEFVCYNSKDKDTKIRCEENSVSGAVSQRACVYCGARVVLNPITDAFHLIHGPIGCAAYTWDLRGSLSSGSELFRNSFSTDLSETDVIFGGEKKLRAAVDEIVNKFHPKVIFIYATCIVGVIGDDVDAVCKMAEEKYKIRVIPVKSPGFSGNKSTGYRAACNAILKLIGNKKSEKRLNGINYLGDFNLAGEVWVVENYLKRIGINIVSKLTGDGKVDEIVKAPGAKLNIVQCAGSMGYLAKKMEELYDIPFIKTSFVGLEDTENSLLQVAHLVGNEETVKKAEKLIKEEEEKIQPELEYYRGRLKGKKAAIYVGGGYKAISLIKQFRDLGIETVMVGTQTGKPEDYEIIRQITNEGTVILDDANPYELERFMVEKGADVLVGGVKERPLAYKLGVAFCDHNHERKHILGGFQGAINFAKEIDLTVNSPVWQYI from the coding sequence ATGGAAAAAATAAAAGAAGATTTTTATCATGACCTTCACGAAAAAAATAGAGATAGATTTTTAAAATTGGAAGCTAGAAAGTCAGAAATCCTAGAAGATAGAAAAGAATTTGTCTGTTATAACTCCAAGGACAAAGATACAAAAATCAGATGTGAGGAAAATAGTGTTTCTGGAGCTGTCAGTCAGAGAGCATGTGTGTATTGTGGAGCAAGGGTAGTTTTAAATCCTATAACAGATGCTTTTCATTTAATACATGGGCCAATAGGCTGCGCTGCTTATACGTGGGATCTTCGTGGAAGTTTATCAAGTGGTTCCGAATTATTTAGAAATAGTTTTTCTACGGATTTAAGTGAAACTGATGTTATATTTGGTGGCGAAAAAAAATTGAGAGCAGCTGTAGATGAAATAGTAAATAAATTTCACCCAAAGGTTATATTCATATATGCAACCTGTATTGTAGGAGTTATCGGAGATGATGTAGATGCAGTCTGCAAGATGGCCGAAGAAAAATACAAAATAAGAGTAATACCTGTGAAGTCTCCTGGATTTTCGGGGAATAAGTCTACTGGTTATAGAGCTGCCTGTAATGCCATATTGAAACTCATAGGAAATAAAAAAAGTGAAAAAAGGCTAAATGGAATCAATTATCTTGGTGACTTTAATCTGGCAGGAGAAGTATGGGTAGTAGAAAACTACTTGAAGAGGATAGGAATTAACATTGTTTCAAAACTTACAGGTGATGGAAAAGTTGATGAAATAGTGAAAGCACCTGGGGCAAAACTTAACATAGTTCAGTGTGCCGGTTCTATGGGATACTTAGCTAAAAAAATGGAAGAACTATATGATATTCCGTTTATAAAGACAAGTTTTGTAGGTCTTGAGGATACTGAAAATTCACTTTTGCAGGTGGCACATCTTGTAGGAAATGAAGAAACTGTAAAAAAGGCAGAAAAGCTTATAAAAGAAGAAGAAGAAAAGATACAACCTGAACTTGAATATTATAGGGGAAGGCTTAAAGGCAAAAAGGCTGCAATATATGTAGGAGGTGGCTATAAGGCCATATCACTTATAAAACAATTTAGGGACCTTGGAATTGAAACTGTAATGGTTGGAACTCAAACTGGAAAACCAGAAGATTATGAAATAATAAGGCAAATTACAAATGAGGGTACTGTAATACTTGATGATGCAAATCCTTATGAACTTGAAAGATTCATGGTTGAAAAGGGAGCAGATGTCCTTGTAGGAGGAGTTAAAGAAAGACCCCTTGCATATAAACTTGGAGTTGCTTTTTGTGACCACAATCATGAGAGAAAACACATACTTGGAGGATTTCAGGGAGCTATAAATTTTGCTAAGGAAATAGATTTGACTGTAAATAGTCCTGTTTGGCAATATATATAA
- the nifB gene encoding nitrogenase cofactor biosynthesis protein NifB, translated as MSNKKLVNVDINPCKMCMPMGGVMAFKGIENNMVILHGSQGCSTYIRRHMATHYNEPVDIASSALTEQGTVYGGSENLKKGLRNMIKMYEPTTIGVMTTCLAETIGEDTKRIVEEFYNEEKDNEKIKNIKIITASTPGYGATQAEGYFQVLRSIVEQACEKSESTGKLNIICANLNPGDVRNIKQILDDFKVEYTILPDVSNTLDSAHNEKYKRIPAGGTKIEDIRKMSGAVGTIEMGMTISDDKSPGTYLKDKFKVPLYKCPIPIGFRNTNKFIELISKITGILIPHKYVVQRGRYLDAMVDNHKYTGEARVLLYGEPELVYAVSRLCEENGILIKMIGMGSKNEMLREKLKEELKVQKEECIVLDDTDFKTMEDYAEKLKINLIIGNSDGRRMAQKLKLEIIRIGFPIHDRVGGQRQVITSYSGSAFLIDSVANVMLSHTQNTYREKAYNDFYAPFAKMAEKESIQSPADKICTHPCFGDNAHEFARMHIPIAPKCNVSCNYCSRKYDCANESRPGVTSEVLSPKEALEKFKIVKSKMKNLTVVGIAGPGDALANFDQVRESLKLIREYSPETTFCLSTNGLMLPFYANELVQLGVSHVTVTINTVDSKIGLRIYKEVNYLGHKYIGEEGAKILLDNQLTGLRYLCSKGIICKVNIVMLKGINDNHIKEVVKKVKECGAYMTNIMQMIPVSGSVFEDLPLVSNIELNEMRKKCEVSMKQMYHCRQCRADAIGTLSEDHSIDFRNVGCGGCLGKCSDDKKVEEEKLLKNAAKSKKYKFAVSSKSGINIDQHFGHANEFYIYTYNDGTTKFLEKRNVDKYCTGVYECDEHEDKMEKTMKAIGDCNAVLALRAGVDPTEKLEKRGIKVIEMYDSINKGIVKAVKLLEDDKIQVY; from the coding sequence ATGAGCAATAAAAAATTGGTAAATGTAGATATAAATCCATGTAAAATGTGCATGCCTATGGGAGGAGTAATGGCCTTTAAGGGAATAGAAAATAATATGGTAATTTTACATGGTTCTCAAGGCTGCAGCACTTATATCAGAAGACATATGGCCACCCACTATAATGAGCCTGTGGATATAGCATCATCTGCTCTTACGGAACAGGGAACTGTATATGGTGGAAGTGAAAATTTGAAAAAAGGCCTTAGAAATATGATTAAAATGTATGAACCTACTACTATTGGTGTAATGACAACCTGTCTTGCAGAGACCATAGGAGAGGATACAAAGAGGATAGTAGAAGAATTCTATAATGAAGAAAAGGATAATGAGAAAATTAAAAATATAAAGATAATAACAGCATCTACACCGGGATATGGTGCTACCCAGGCAGAAGGTTACTTTCAAGTTTTAAGAAGTATTGTTGAACAAGCATGTGAAAAATCTGAGAGTACAGGAAAATTAAATATAATATGTGCCAACTTAAATCCGGGTGATGTGAGAAATATAAAACAAATATTAGATGATTTTAAAGTAGAATATACGATTTTACCGGATGTATCTAATACCCTTGATTCTGCTCATAATGAAAAATATAAGAGAATTCCAGCTGGAGGAACTAAAATAGAAGATATTAGAAAAATGTCTGGAGCAGTAGGCACTATTGAAATGGGCATGACTATTTCGGATGATAAATCTCCTGGCACATATTTAAAAGATAAATTCAAAGTGCCTCTTTACAAATGTCCCATACCAATAGGTTTTAGAAATACAAATAAATTTATTGAACTCATATCTAAAATAACTGGTATTTTAATACCCCATAAATACGTAGTTCAAAGGGGAAGATATCTTGATGCCATGGTTGACAACCATAAGTATACAGGTGAGGCAAGGGTACTTTTATACGGAGAGCCGGAACTTGTATATGCAGTGTCAAGGCTTTGCGAAGAAAATGGAATATTAATAAAAATGATAGGTATGGGATCTAAAAATGAAATGCTTAGAGAAAAGTTAAAGGAAGAATTAAAGGTTCAAAAAGAGGAATGTATCGTTTTAGATGATACTGATTTTAAAACTATGGAAGATTATGCTGAAAAGCTTAAAATAAATTTGATTATAGGAAATTCAGATGGTAGAAGAATGGCACAAAAATTGAAGCTTGAAATAATAAGAATAGGGTTTCCTATCCATGATAGAGTTGGAGGACAGAGGCAGGTAATAACATCATATAGTGGGTCTGCATTTTTAATAGATTCTGTGGCAAATGTTATGCTTTCTCATACTCAAAATACTTACAGGGAAAAAGCTTATAATGACTTTTATGCGCCTTTTGCAAAAATGGCAGAAAAAGAAAGTATACAATCTCCTGCTGATAAAATCTGTACACATCCCTGTTTTGGGGATAATGCGCATGAATTTGCTAGAATGCATATACCAATAGCTCCAAAATGTAATGTAAGTTGTAATTACTGCAGTAGAAAATATGATTGTGCAAATGAAAGCAGGCCGGGAGTAACAAGTGAGGTTTTGAGTCCAAAAGAAGCTCTTGAAAAGTTCAAAATTGTTAAGAGTAAAATGAAAAATTTGACTGTAGTAGGTATAGCAGGTCCTGGAGATGCCCTTGCAAATTTTGATCAGGTTAGAGAGTCGCTGAAGCTTATAAGAGAGTATTCTCCTGAAACAACTTTTTGCTTATCTACTAATGGACTTATGCTCCCATTCTATGCAAATGAACTGGTACAGCTTGGTGTATCACATGTCACAGTTACAATAAACACAGTAGACAGCAAAATAGGATTGAGAATATATAAAGAGGTAAATTATTTAGGACACAAATATATTGGAGAAGAAGGAGCAAAAATACTTTTAGACAACCAACTTACAGGACTAAGGTATCTGTGCTCCAAAGGTATAATATGCAAGGTGAATATAGTTATGCTCAAGGGTATAAATGATAATCACATAAAAGAAGTAGTTAAGAAAGTTAAGGAATGTGGAGCATATATGACAAATATAATGCAGATGATACCAGTTTCGGGAAGTGTATTTGAAGATCTGCCTCTTGTTTCCAATATAGAATTAAATGAAATGAGAAAAAAATGTGAAGTGAGTATGAAACAAATGTACCACTGTAGACAGTGCAGGGCAGATGCCATAGGAACACTTTCAGAAGATCATTCTATAGATTTTAGAAATGTAGGCTGCGGAGGCTGTTTGGGCAAATGTTCTGATGATAAAAAAGTAGAAGAAGAGAAGCTCCTTAAAAATGCAGCTAAAAGTAAAAAATATAAGTTTGCAGTATCCTCTAAATCAGGTATTAATATAGATCAGCATTTTGGACACGCTAATGAATTTTATATTTATACTTATAATGATGGAACTACAAAGTTTTTAGAAAAGAGGAATGTGGATAAATACTGCACAGGAGTGTACGAATGTGATGAACATGAGGATAAAATGGAAAAAACCATGAAAGCCATAGGTGACTGTAATGCGGTTCTTGCACTTAGGGCAGGTGTTGATCCCACAGAAAAGTTAGAAAAAAGAGGAATTAAAGTTATTGAAATGTATGATTCTATAAACAAAGGTATAGTAAAAGCTGTAAAATTATTGGAAGACGATAAAATTCAAGTCTATTGA
- a CDS encoding homocitrate synthase/isopropylmalate synthase family protein, whose amino-acid sequence MYVHYIRKRKKFIVDRTLPEVVKRTEIVDQDLVGQFIALIKNIGVDFVEINGEVLQKIKDLPENVDYIYRVGDLLDVYEFEHLIIDYKKAETLPKEFLNKLRNKKIILEVDIKVLEQFNVEDNCKIFSKLNIICIRIKGIVKYNIAGWNRLIENIKNRFSVYVDFCADDKFYMATSVSIESCVDGADAVTAAFNGQVYGFASLEEVILGLKIIKNGKVCGDLEFMEQLAEVYTKLTCEKVHPMKAVIGEDIFKYESGIHVDGIEKNPDNYEPYSPYDIGKKRIMYIGKHSGKKAVMIKLKELNINYQDVDIGEFLKEIRKNSIKLKRNIFDKELIAMFNNFKNIQ is encoded by the coding sequence ATGTATGTCCATTATATTAGGAAAAGAAAAAAATTTATTGTAGATAGAACTTTACCTGAAGTTGTAAAAAGGACTGAGATAGTTGACCAGGATTTAGTGGGTCAATTTATAGCACTTATTAAAAATATAGGTGTAGATTTTGTAGAAATTAATGGTGAAGTACTTCAAAAAATAAAAGACCTTCCTGAAAATGTAGATTACATATACAGGGTGGGAGATCTATTAGATGTGTACGAATTTGAACATTTAATTATAGATTACAAAAAAGCTGAAACATTACCAAAGGAATTTTTAAATAAGCTAAGAAATAAAAAGATAATATTAGAAGTAGATATTAAAGTTTTAGAGCAGTTTAATGTAGAAGATAACTGTAAAATTTTTAGTAAACTTAATATAATATGCATTAGAATAAAAGGCATTGTAAAGTATAACATAGCTGGGTGGAACAGACTTATAGAAAATATAAAAAATAGGTTTTCAGTATATGTGGATTTTTGTGCAGATGATAAATTTTATATGGCAACTTCCGTAAGCATTGAATCCTGTGTTGATGGTGCCGATGCTGTAACTGCAGCTTTTAATGGACAGGTTTATGGATTTGCATCTTTAGAAGAAGTTATTTTAGGATTAAAGATTATAAAAAATGGCAAAGTATGTGGAGACTTAGAATTTATGGAACAGCTAGCAGAAGTGTATACAAAACTTACTTGTGAAAAAGTGCATCCTATGAAAGCTGTAATAGGAGAAGATATTTTTAAATATGAATCCGGTATTCATGTCGATGGTATAGAGAAAAATCCAGATAATTATGAACCTTATAGTCCCTATGATATTGGAAAGAAGAGAATCATGTATATAGGGAAACATTCCGGGAAAAAAGCAGTGATGATAAAACTGAAGGAACTTAATATAAACTATCAGGATGTAGATATTGGAGAATTTTTGAAAGAAATAAGAAAAAATAGCATTAAACTTAAAAGAAATATTTTTGATAAGGAACTGATTGCAATGTTTAATAATTTTAAAAATATTCAGTAA